The following are from one region of the Mauremys reevesii isolate NIE-2019 linkage group 2, ASM1616193v1, whole genome shotgun sequence genome:
- the CCR9 gene encoding C-C chemokine receptor type 9, with protein sequence MRKHQKIQATQNYSANLDYYTGSSSVLLSYDNPFNHTDIICEKSHARQFAQTFLPAFFSIVFFIGTVGNAFVILVYWQYRYRKSITDRYLLHLAIADLLLVFTLPFWAKAASDGWTFKNVMCKILNSMYKINFYSCMLFLTCISFDRYITIVQAMKTKNSKRKRLLCSKLVCFGVWLIAIGLCIPEIVYSESKQVSNTTTCKMVYPTTVTRTTKVTVLALKITIGFLLPLFVMVTCYAFIIHTLLQAKRSQKHKSLKIIIIIITAFLLSQLPYNSILLVKTINAYTMVIYDCKTSDNIDLGFQITQSIAFLHSCLNPFLYVFVGERFRKALFKTLGNMTHWTGKSREQSSFIYDSQDGSSNKSSAFLGRR encoded by the exons ATGAGGAAGCATCAGAAGATTCAG GCCACCCAGAACTACTCGGCTAACCTGGATTATTATACGGGTTCTAGTTCTGTGTTGCTGTCATACGACAACCCGTTTAATCACACAGACATAATTTGTGAAAAAAGTCACGCCCGGCAGTTTGCTCAAACTTTCCTGCCAGCATTTTTCAGCATTGTATTCTTCATCGGCACAGTGGGTAATGCCTTCGTCATCCTTGTCTACTGGCAATACAGATACAGGAAGAGCATCACCGACAGATACCTGCTGCACCTGGCCATTGCTGATCTGCTCCTTGTTTTCACTCTCCCTTTCTGGGCAAAAGCAGCTTCAGATGGCTGGACCTTTAAGAATGTCATGTGTAAAATTCTCAATAGCATGTACAAGATCAACTTCTACAGCTGTATGTTATTTCTAACATGCATTAGTTTTGACAGGTACATTACAATTGTCCAGGCCATGAAAACTAAGAACTCTAAGCGAAAAAGGCTTCTGTGCAGTAAACTAGTTTGCTTTGGCGTTTGGCTGATTGCAATAGGCTTATGCATCCCAGAAATAGTATACAGTGAATCTAAGCAAGTTAGTAATACAACTACCTGCAAGATGGTGTACCCTACCACAGTGACCCGAACCACCAAAGTTACAGTCCTAGCTTTGAAAATCACAATAGGATTCCTCCTTCCTCTCTTCGTCATGGTTACTTGTTATGCTTTTATAATTCATACCCTCCTTCAAGCCAAAAGATCCCAAAAGCACAAATCATTAAagatcatcatcattattatcaCAGCTTTCCTCCTCTCCCAGTTGCCCTACAACAGCATTTTGCTGGTCAAAACCATCAACGCCTACACCATGGTTATATATGACTGCAAAACCTCTGACAACATTGACCTCGGATTCCAGATAACTCAGAGCATCGCTTTCCTTCACAGCTGCCTGAACCCCTTCCTCTATGTGTTTGTTGGGGAGAGATTCCGTAAAGCCCTCTTTAAAACACTGGGGAACATGACTCATTGGACTGGCAAGAGCCGAGAACAGAGCTCTTTCATATATGATAGCCAAGATGGGAGCTCAAATAAGTCCTCTGCATTTCTGGGACGGCGATAA